A single region of the Deltaproteobacteria bacterium genome encodes:
- a CDS encoding transposase gives MGKSMKRGGRRQGEEGEGNYPVYEPGQGLLMPPDLTEWVPAGHLAHHVSDLMDVLDLGEFYEGDGWRNRPYEPSMMLKFLRYGYATGVYASRKIAKKLDEDVAFRMLGAGNYPKHRTIREFRPREDRLAAIAAAKKRLEEAQREMDEARGGRPGEERNRKGGRPYNREYGQPSAKAESNFTDPESGFTKISGEGFQQRYNGQLVLDGECQIIVGTLGRVRPNPCVGRGPSHARSNPLPWP, from the coding sequence ATGGGAAAGAGTATGAAGAGGGGCGGGAGAAGGCAAGGAGAGGAAGGAGAGGGGAACTATCCAGTGTATGAACCAGGGCAGGGATTGTTAATGCCGCCGGATTTGACGGAATGGGTACCAGCGGGACACTTGGCGCACCACGTCAGCGACTTGATGGACGTGCTGGATTTGGGGGAGTTTTACGAGGGGGACGGGTGGCGGAACCGACCTTACGAGCCGTCGATGATGTTGAAGTTTTTGAGATACGGGTACGCGACAGGGGTCTATGCTTCGCGGAAGATAGCGAAGAAGCTGGACGAGGACGTAGCGTTTCGGATGTTGGGAGCGGGGAACTATCCGAAGCACCGGACGATCCGGGAGTTTCGGCCGCGGGAGGACCGGTTGGCGGCGATTGCGGCGGCGAAGAAGCGCTTGGAGGAGGCGCAACGAGAGATGGATGAAGCGCGAGGGGGCAGGCCTGGTGAGGAGCGCAACCGGAAGGGAGGAAGGCCGTACAACCGGGAGTATGGGCAACCGTCGGCGAAGGCTGAAAGCAATTTCACCGATCCCGAGAGCGGGTTCACGAAGATAAGCGGGGAAGGGTTCCAGCAGCGTTACAATGGCCAGCTGGTACTGGACGGAGAGTGCCAGATTATCGTGGGAACCCTTGGCCGCGTGCGCCCAAACCCCTGCGTAGGACGCGGGCCGTCCCACGCTCGCTCAAATCCCCTCCCATGGCCCTGA
- a CDS encoding response regulator transcription factor, with product MMRILIVEDDLSTLQAFRTLLEDAGYEIIQTTTGEDALTFVRHNAIDGAVVDLTLKGASYGGMTFIRKSRNEDYYFPVLVVTAMPISVAKDDVSRSIGGSPLDYADDYIEKRPGRGWLWEVRDRLRNMIIPTRMLICPPYKYDRLASRLYRDDAPIDPGARESRILECLMQHPGRVVPSAQIYDLIHDQNVTDDDLYPETPLSKKQRDLVHQYILRLRHALDPDKQIKPIQAVTNAGYRFRLPSETRRSFTTDPDRVIVGRYQLEIPTSYLVVRGEDAEIIQLQSLECRILELLMRSAGVMRSRVWIHERVYGANDMTPLPELDARLLTLRNKINRSRGGPLRTFTDTGFYCFTIADL from the coding sequence ATGATGCGAATCCTGATCGTAGAAGATGATCTCTCGACACTCCAAGCCTTCCGGACGCTTTTGGAAGACGCTGGCTACGAGATAATTCAGACAACCACCGGCGAGGACGCTCTCACTTTCGTCCGCCACAATGCCATCGACGGCGCAGTCGTGGACCTGACCCTCAAGGGTGCGAGCTACGGCGGTATGACTTTCATCCGGAAATCCCGCAACGAAGACTACTATTTCCCGGTCTTGGTCGTGACCGCAATGCCCATCAGTGTCGCCAAGGACGACGTCAGCCGCTCCATCGGTGGCTCTCCTCTCGACTACGCCGATGACTACATCGAGAAACGACCCGGTCGTGGTTGGTTGTGGGAGGTCCGCGACCGCTTGCGAAATATGATCATACCTACCCGCATGTTAATTTGTCCGCCTTACAAATACGATAGGTTGGCAAGTCGACTCTATCGTGACGATGCACCGATCGACCCGGGTGCACGAGAGAGCCGTATTCTGGAATGCCTTATGCAACACCCTGGCCGCGTCGTGCCCTCAGCTCAGATCTACGACCTCATCCACGATCAGAACGTGACGGACGACGACTTGTACCCCGAGACCCCGCTCAGCAAAAAACAACGGGACCTAGTCCATCAATATATTCTCCGTTTGCGCCACGCCCTCGACCCCGACAAGCAGATAAAACCCATCCAGGCTGTAACGAACGCCGGCTACCGTTTCCGGTTGCCGTCCGAAACTAGGCGTTCTTTCACCACCGATCCCGACCGCGTGATCGTGGGCCGTTATCAACTTGAGATTCCCACCAGCTACTTGGTGGTCCGCGGCGAAGACGCCGAGATCATCCAGCTCCAATCACTCGAATGCAGAATTCTGGAGTTACTGATGCGCTCCGCCGGTGTCATGCGCTCTCGCGTGTGGATTCACGAACGCGTGTACGGCGCCAACGACATGACGCCTCTCCCGGAGCTCGACGCGCGGCTCCTGACCCTGCGGAACAAGATCAACCGTAGCCGAGGCGGCCCTCTCAGAACCTTTACGGATACCGGATTCTACTGCTTCACCATTGCCGACCTGTGA
- a CDS encoding tripartite tricarboxylate transporter permease: MFEGFGGALVTISEPHVILTLLFGSVIGLIFGAVPGLGGILAMSMLLPFTFTWDAITAVYLFSGIMGASSFGGSISAILLNTPGTPVNAATCFDGYPMAKRGEAARALGLSAGACLLGALFGLLILALLIQVMRPLVIAFGHPEIFWLVVFGLVTTATVSQGSLLNGLIAGGVGILLSLVGLNEPTGLIRYTMGSEYLWDGIPLIPFFVGLFAIGELINYSAQGGTIARDNIQASIRGAWQGVMENFRYAVCLLRSSSIGTLVGIIPGVGGETANLIAYTVAVQSSRNPAAFGTGHPEGVIASEAANDSKDGGALLTTLSFGIPGSLAMALLLSIFIMHGISPGPQLILDKPIFIWTLLNGYVVSNAFASIVGLLAARYLAIITRVPVHYLSAIIAVVALAGTYILRENIWDVVLVVLLGVFGFAMRRAGVPILPLVIGFVLGNLAEKSFLLTLRIHDGSYFGFFNSLISWILILIMVAIPVITRLRTRSTT, encoded by the coding sequence ATGTTTGAGGGTTTCGGCGGCGCCCTGGTCACCATCTCGGAGCCGCACGTCATTCTGACCCTGTTGTTCGGCAGCGTCATCGGACTGATCTTCGGCGCGGTACCGGGTCTCGGCGGCATCCTCGCCATGTCGATGCTGCTGCCGTTCACGTTCACCTGGGACGCCATCACCGCAGTCTACCTGTTCTCGGGCATCATGGGGGCGAGTTCCTTCGGCGGCTCCATCAGCGCCATCCTGCTCAACACGCCGGGCACTCCGGTGAACGCCGCCACCTGCTTCGACGGCTACCCCATGGCCAAGCGCGGCGAGGCGGCGCGGGCGCTGGGACTGTCGGCGGGGGCGTGCCTCCTCGGGGCACTCTTCGGGCTCCTGATCCTGGCGTTGCTGATCCAGGTGATGCGGCCGCTGGTGATCGCCTTCGGCCACCCGGAGATCTTCTGGCTGGTGGTGTTCGGGCTGGTCACCACCGCCACGGTGAGTCAGGGCTCGCTCCTGAACGGGCTCATCGCCGGCGGCGTCGGCATCCTGCTCTCCCTGGTGGGTCTCAACGAGCCCACCGGCCTGATCCGCTACACCATGGGAAGCGAGTACCTGTGGGACGGGATTCCCCTGATCCCGTTCTTCGTGGGGCTGTTCGCCATCGGCGAGCTGATCAACTACTCGGCCCAGGGCGGCACCATCGCCCGCGACAACATCCAGGCCAGCATCCGCGGCGCGTGGCAGGGGGTGATGGAGAACTTCCGCTACGCCGTCTGCCTGCTGCGCAGCTCGTCCATCGGCACGCTGGTGGGGATCATCCCCGGCGTGGGCGGCGAGACCGCCAACCTCATCGCCTACACCGTGGCGGTGCAGTCCTCCCGGAACCCGGCAGCCTTCGGCACGGGCCATCCCGAAGGCGTCATCGCCAGCGAGGCGGCCAACGACTCCAAGGACGGCGGCGCGCTGCTGACCACCCTGAGCTTCGGCATTCCCGGAAGCCTGGCCATGGCCCTGCTCCTGAGCATCTTCATCATGCACGGGATCTCGCCGGGACCGCAGTTGATCCTGGACAAGCCCATCTTCATCTGGACCCTGCTCAACGGCTACGTGGTGTCCAACGCTTTCGCCAGCATCGTCGGCCTGCTGGCCGCCCGCTACCTGGCCATCATCACCCGGGTGCCGGTGCATTACCTGTCCGCCATCATCGCGGTGGTGGCGCTCGCGGGCACCTACATCCTGCGGGAGAACATCTGGGACGTGGTGCTGGTGGTGTTGTTGGGCGTGTTCGGCTTCGCCATGCGGCGGGCGGGCGTACCGATCCTGCCGCTGGTCATCGGCTTCGTGCTGGGCAACCTGGCGGAAAAGTCGTTCCTGCTGACGTTGCGCATCCACGACGGCAGCTATTTCGGCTTCTTCAACAGCCTGATCTCGTGGATCCTCATCCTGATCATGGTGGCGATCCCGGTGATCACGCGGCTGCGCACCCGCTCGACGACATGA
- a CDS encoding tripartite tricarboxylate transporter substrate-binding protein, which produces MRIPKSLFQAFLVALIAMSLALAVTPASAADWKPSKPITILVGFSVGGAMDTAARLQGEVMSKMLGVPVLIRNVPGAGGRNSVTILNRAKPDGHTMAAINLPGQAVNQVARGMKPDLRSFTWIGRQVSNPYFMQATTKAGKDQWTSLKQMKTAKKPIKAGITGTGGNTFPISVITANLVGFPVEFIAGFKGPELITGIIRGDITITNLPLTKRWTTAIQSGEAKAVVVYLPERHPKFPDIPTGVEQGFAALGSASLVGQNLYALPPKTPANIASVIEAALVKVNNDAALKERIEANGNIVAPLSRENTTKLIADMIALVGDNTPLLKKYIK; this is translated from the coding sequence ATGCGAATTCCGAAATCGTTGTTCCAAGCATTTCTGGTGGCGCTCATCGCCATGTCGCTGGCGCTGGCGGTGACGCCGGCCTCGGCCGCGGACTGGAAGCCCAGCAAGCCCATCACCATCCTGGTGGGATTCTCGGTGGGGGGCGCCATGGATACCGCCGCCCGACTCCAGGGCGAGGTCATGTCGAAGATGCTGGGGGTCCCGGTGCTCATCCGCAACGTGCCGGGCGCCGGGGGCCGAAACTCCGTGACCATCCTCAACCGGGCCAAGCCCGACGGCCATACCATGGCCGCCATCAACCTGCCCGGACAGGCCGTCAACCAGGTGGCGCGGGGGATGAAGCCCGACCTGCGGAGCTTCACCTGGATCGGACGCCAGGTGTCCAACCCGTACTTCATGCAGGCCACCACCAAGGCGGGCAAGGACCAGTGGACGTCGCTCAAGCAGATGAAGACGGCCAAGAAGCCCATCAAGGCGGGCATCACCGGAACCGGTGGGAACACGTTCCCCATCTCCGTCATCACCGCCAACCTCGTGGGCTTCCCGGTGGAATTCATCGCCGGCTTCAAGGGACCCGAGTTGATCACGGGCATCATCCGCGGCGACATCACCATCACGAACCTGCCGCTGACCAAGCGCTGGACCACGGCCATCCAGTCCGGCGAGGCCAAGGCCGTCGTCGTCTACCTGCCGGAGCGGCATCCCAAGTTCCCCGACATTCCGACCGGCGTGGAACAGGGGTTCGCGGCACTGGGATCGGCTTCGCTGGTGGGTCAGAACCTCTACGCGCTGCCGCCCAAGACCCCGGCCAACATCGCGTCCGTGATAGAAGCGGCCCTGGTGAAGGTCAACAACGACGCGGCGCTGAAGGAGAGGATCGAGGCCAACGGCAACATCGTCGCGCCGTTGAGCAGGGAAAACACCACCAAGCTCATCGCCGACATGATCGCCCTGGTGGGGGACAACACCCCGCTGCTCAAGAAGTACATCAAGTGA
- a CDS encoding UbiD family decarboxylase, which translates to MAKDLRAFIEQLAASAPDQIHMVTRRVDRRFDITSIAERLAEDGRFPALVFTDVEGASMPLVINLTATYERLALALGTDVHDMVRVYGERQARPIQAQTVTDGPVKEVVLKGDAADLSALPIPCHNELDAGPYITGGGMIVKDPDTGTQNAGLYRHQVHDPRTLGVYIQGSHHGGYIYRRNSERGDPTEFALVVGHYPTFMLGAVSRLPGIGGEFAEAGALLQEPIELVKAETVDLMVPAHAEIVVEGRLLPDETRLEGPFGEWTGYYVSVGAQPVMHVSAMTMRRNPIYYDVFPAGQEHLVLGSLPRMGTIYRRVREAVPGVVNVNVPAHARTHCYISIRKTRDSEVKRAALAAIATEPENLRCVVVVDDDVNVFHEPEVTWAIGTRMRPDEDVLTIPDWNGPGDLLPSNWNYRVDGTHEPVMGAVMIMDATKPAPPVQYPQRARPPQDKVREVRLDGLLQAFDPSLLRSPKTLTGD; encoded by the coding sequence ATGGCGAAAGACCTGCGCGCCTTCATCGAGCAGCTTGCGGCATCGGCGCCGGACCAGATCCACATGGTCACCCGGCGGGTGGACCGACGGTTCGACATCACCTCCATCGCCGAGCGCTTGGCGGAGGACGGGCGGTTTCCCGCGCTGGTGTTCACCGACGTGGAAGGCGCCTCCATGCCGCTGGTGATCAACCTCACGGCCACCTACGAGCGGCTCGCGCTGGCGCTGGGCACCGATGTGCACGACATGGTGCGGGTCTACGGCGAGCGGCAGGCCCGGCCGATACAGGCGCAGACCGTCACCGACGGGCCGGTGAAGGAGGTGGTGCTCAAGGGCGACGCGGCCGACCTTTCGGCCCTGCCCATCCCTTGCCACAACGAGCTCGACGCCGGTCCCTACATCACCGGCGGGGGCATGATCGTCAAGGACCCGGATACCGGCACCCAGAACGCCGGGCTCTACCGCCACCAGGTGCACGATCCCCGCACCCTCGGGGTCTACATCCAGGGCAGCCACCACGGCGGCTACATCTACCGCCGCAACTCGGAACGCGGCGATCCAACCGAGTTCGCCCTGGTGGTGGGGCACTACCCCACGTTCATGCTCGGGGCGGTGTCGCGGCTGCCGGGCATCGGCGGCGAGTTCGCCGAGGCCGGCGCGCTCCTGCAGGAGCCCATCGAACTAGTCAAGGCCGAGACCGTGGACCTCATGGTGCCGGCCCACGCGGAGATCGTCGTAGAGGGGCGGCTCCTGCCGGACGAGACCCGCCTCGAAGGCCCTTTCGGCGAATGGACGGGCTACTACGTGAGCGTGGGCGCGCAGCCGGTGATGCACGTGTCGGCCATGACCATGCGCCGGAACCCCATCTACTACGACGTCTTCCCGGCGGGCCAGGAACACCTGGTACTGGGCAGCCTGCCGCGCATGGGCACCATCTACCGGCGCGTGCGCGAGGCCGTCCCCGGCGTCGTCAACGTCAACGTGCCGGCGCACGCGCGTACCCACTGCTACATCTCCATCCGCAAGACCCGCGACTCCGAGGTCAAGCGCGCGGCCCTGGCGGCCATCGCCACCGAGCCCGAGAACCTGCGCTGCGTGGTGGTGGTGGACGACGACGTTAACGTGTTCCACGAGCCCGAGGTGACCTGGGCCATCGGCACGCGCATGCGCCCGGACGAGGACGTGCTCACGATCCCGGACTGGAACGGGCCGGGCGACCTCCTGCCGTCCAACTGGAACTACAGGGTGGACGGCACCCATGAGCCGGTCATGGGCGCGGTCATGATCATGGACGCCACCAAGCCGGCGCCGCCGGTGCAGTACCCACAGCGGGCGCGCCCGCCCCAGGACAAGGTGCGGGAGGTGCGGCTGGATGGGCTGCTGCAGGCGTTCGACCCATCGCTGCTGCGATCACCGAAGACCTTGACCGGAGATTGA